From one Excalfactoria chinensis isolate bCotChi1 chromosome 9, bCotChi1.hap2, whole genome shotgun sequence genomic stretch:
- the UBXN7 gene encoding UBX domain-containing protein 7 isoform X2, producing MAAHGGSAASAALKGLIQQFTAITGASESVGKHMLEACNNNLEMAVTMFLDGGGIAEEPSTSSAAVSAVRPHTEDEVRAPIPQKQEILVEPEPLFGAPKRRRPARSIFDGFRDFQTETIRQEQELRNGGAVDKKLTTLADLFRPPIDLMHKGSFETAKECGQMQNKWLMINIQNVQDFACQCLNRDVWSNEAVKNIIREHFIFWQVYHDSEEGQRYIQFYKLADFPYVSILDPRTGQKLVEWHQLDVTSFLDQVTGFLSEHGQLDGHSTSPPQKCSRSESLIDASEDSQLEAAIRASLQETHFDSSQAKQESRSDEESESELFSGSEEFISVCGSEEEEESENPAKLRKSPHKDLGYKKEESRRPQPEPPARTEPGTTSNHRVLPCIDAGVAEEPADKPGSTLQGLDVNGPKAQLMLRYPDGKREQISLPEQAKLLALVKHVQSKGYPNERFELLTNFPRRKLSHLDYEITLQEAGLCPQETVFVQERN from the exons GTGCCAGTGAAAGCGTGGGAAAACATATGCTTGAAGCGTGCAACAACAACCTGGAGATGGCTGTCACCATGTTTCTGGATGGTGGAGGCATAGCGGAGGAGCCCAGCACCAGTTctgcagcagtgtctgcagtTCGACCACACACCGA GGATGAAGTACGAGCTCCAATTCCTCAAAAACAGGAAATTTTAGTAGAGCCTGAGCCCTTGTTTGGAG ctcCTAAAAGACGCAGACCTGCACGTTCAATATTTGACGGCTTTCGGGATTTTCAAACAGAAACCA TTCGACAGGAACAGGAGCTACGAAATGGAGGAGCAGTAGATAAGAAACTCACTACCTTAGCAGACCTCTTCAGGCCTCCCATTGATCTGATGCACAAAGGCAGCTTTGAGACG GCCAAGGAGTGTGGTCAGATGCAGAACAAATGGCTCATGATAAACATTCAGAACGTGCAAGATTTTGCTTGCCAGTGTCTGAACCGCGATGTTTGGAGCAATGAGGCTGTGAAGAACATCATCCGGGAACACTTCATTTTTTGGCAG GTGTATCACGACAGTGAGGAGGGGCAGAGGTACATACAGTTTTATAAGTTAGCAGACTTCCCTTATGTCTCCATCCTGGATCCCAGGACAG GCCAGAAACTAGTGGAGTGGCACCAGTTGGACGTGACGTCTTTCTTGGACCAAGTGACCGGGTTCCTAAGTGAGCACGGGCAGCTGGATGGGCATTCTACCAGCCCTCCCCAAAAATGCTCCCGTTCG GAGAGCCTCATTGATGCCAGTGAGGACAGCCAGCTGGAAGCTGCTATCAGAGCTTCGTTACAGGAGACGCATTTTGATTCCTCACAAGCCAAGCAGGAGAGTCGATCTGATGAGGAATCTGAGTCAGAGCTTTTTTCTGGAAGTGAAgagtttatttctgtttgtggatctgaggaggaggaggaatcGGAGAATCCTGCCAAGTTGAGGAAGTCTCCACACAAGGACTTGGGGTATAAAAAAGAGGAGAGCCGGAGGCCTCAGCCTGAACCCCCTGCAAGGACTGAGCCTGGGACAACATCAAATCATAGAGTACTGCCCTGCATTGATGCAGGGGTAGCAGAGGAGCCAGCTGACAAGCCTGGAAGTACGTTGCAGGGCCTAGATGTGAATG GACCAAAGGCACAGCTGATGCTAAGGTATCCAGATGGAAAGAGAGAACAAATTTCACTGCCTGAACAAGCTAAACTTCTG GCTCTTGTGAAACATGTCCAGTCAAAAGGATACCCCAATGAACGCTTTGAACTCCTCACCAACTTCCCTCGAAGGAAACTCTCTCACCTGGACTATGAGATCACGTTACAGGAGGCAGGCCTGTGTCCTCAAGAGACTGTCTTTGTGCAGGAGAGGAATTAG